The Ignavibacteriota bacterium sequence TCAAGTATTTATATAAGTATACGAATTGATTGACTGTTGATAAATATTTTGTAGGTATAATTAATAATTCATTATTTTTGAATTATTTAATTCTATACTGCTTAAAATTAATTAAATATTAAGGAGTTCATAATTAAGCATTGACGATAATTCATTCAGAATATTTAGTCGCTGCTTTGAAATGTAATTTCATTCAAATTTAATAGCTTCATTGACTGCGGGAATAAAATATTTTCTTCTCGATATATGTGAAGTTTTATTGTTTCTACAATTGCAAGTCCTTGCTCAAAAACAGCCGCATATGTAATTTCTTTTGATTGTTTATCAAAAAGACTTAAGCCAATATCTAATAAATTAAATACAATTGATGCAGCCTGTTCAATTTTTAAGTGTTCATCTACTATTAAATCATTTCCTGTTAATTCACAATTTAGGAAATTTTGATCGCCTAATTCAATCAACTTTTTATTAAGCAATGGTAAAAGTACCTTATCTTCTTTTTTATTATGTATTGGAACTTTCTCCTTTATTAATGTAAAAAATGATTTAAAATTTTCATTTATTGTTTCCTTAAATTCCCAGTCATTAATTCGCCAATCAATTAATGACATTTCAAAATTATTTAAAACTAAAGTCATCTTTTTATGTTCATCAATTAGTTCTTTAATAAATGGATGATAATTTTCATATTCAACTCTTGCTATGTTTTGGTGATCATAAGCATTTGTTGGTTCAAAAGGAAAACTTTTTCCGATTGAGTTTTTGTCATAAAATCTTTTTATGGTTTCTTCCATTTAATAAACTCTCCACATTTTATCTTTCAAAATATTTTCGTTCGAGTTCAATTGAATCAGGAAATAATATATTATTTTCTAAATGAATGTGCAGATGAAGATCATTTTCGAACTCGTCAAGTTTTTTAAATGTAATTGCATATGAATTGCATGCATCATCAGGAAGCGTAAAATCATTTGTAATTTTTCTAATTTCTCCAAGCAGATTTCCTGCTTCTTCATGTTCCTCTTCCATCATTTTAATCGGATTAGCAATAGTACCGAATGCAGGTTTATCCATTTCCAAGCTGTTATTATAAGCTTCATAAAGTTTTATAATATATGGGAATAAAATTCTTTCTTCCTTCATCATATGCAGTTGTAGTTCTTCAGCAACCTTTAAAAAGTTAACATTTACAAAAAACAATTCCGGATGAAGTGAACCATGCCGATTAGCAATTTTATTAGTCAATTCCACCAAAATTGGAATATTTTTTTTAATATATGCATGATGAATATTTAGAATATATTTAGCCAGAAAATCAACCGTCCAATCTTTATAATTTCGATCGACGTCACCTGGTTGATTATTTTTATTGAGCAGTTCAGCAATTAGTTCATCAGAATTAAGTTCAATATCAATACATGCATTGAATATTGTCTGGTCTCCGCCACAGCAAAAATCTATATTATATTTTTTAAATACTTCCGCCGTTTTATAATTATTCTTAACTATTTCTCCAATTCTAGAATTGGAATCTATTTTAATATTCATAACCTCTTCCAACTTGTTTATTTATAAATGTATTTAGTTTAATTTATTTTTTTGTTTTTTTTTGAGATAATTGTCAATTGATATGCTGCCTGATCCAAAAAGAAAAAATATTATCAATAGTACAAGAACAAGAGTAGATAATTCGAGTGATTGTTCAACGCGTACCAGACCTTCTTTTAAGTGAAAAATAAAAATTGCGCCTAAAAGAATTGGTATCTGAAGAAATGCCGATAATCGAGTCAGGTAACCTAACCCAACAAGAAATCCGCATATAGTATGAATTACAACTGCATATGAAAACCACCAATACCATTGATTTGCACCCGTTAGTTTTGTAAATATTGACGGATCACTAAAAAGTAGAACACCTCTTACAAAAAGCGCGAAGCCCACAAATATTCTTATCAAAGAATATGCAGTTACGATGTTATTTTCCATCCAGTTGTTTAATGAAGTATATTTATTCATAAATCACCTATTTTATTTTGCTGCAAGTTAGATATTAGTCAAAGATATATTTAATATTATTAAAACTCATATTGGATAATTTTGAGATTTATTTATCCAATCTATTTTTATTAAATACGCGAAGCCGGTATTATTTTTATAATAATATATTTTGAATTTTTTGAATAACTTTTTTTCATAACTTATATCCAATTCCCAATACAGCTAATTAAATTGGTTTGTAAAATTGGATAATTAATTAAAATTAGGCGCAAACACTGCCGCTTTATACGACTATCTATTGATTCGGCAAAGAAATGAACAACGGGGGTTCTTATCATTTTAAAGTTTGCGCCCATAAAATAATTATTTTTTGAATTTTACAAATCGTCAATATCGCATTATTCAATCTGCTAATTAAATATTTCAGTAATGAGTAATGCTGATTTTTCCCAATCAATATTCCTCAATTAGTATGAATCAGTAAAGAACGGCTATCGACGCGGTTAACATTTACTTATTCAATTATTTGATTAATTATTTTCAGAATATTATATCTGATTTCAATATAATTATTACTTTATATATAGTCAATATTATTTTATTTAACTTAAATATATTTTCAATTTATTAATATTTTTTTTTTAATGCTATACATCTAATATTATTTACTAAATAATTGTTGTGAGATTTACAGAGATATTCACTAAGTCCGAATAGATGTGTTAACGACTTTAATTATTAATAAAATATTTTTCATAATTAATTACTTCTAAAACTTGTTTAAGTTAAACATTAGTCCAAATATATATCCGCGAAATGAAGTATTTTTCGCATCTCTGTAATTTGAAGTAATGCTGAACTGATTGTGGGATAGTAAGTCCTTAAACAACCTGTGTTTGAAAAGGAAATAATAAATAAGGCTAAAAGGCAAATTATCTTTTACATTATAAACTTATATAACAAAAAACCATATATATATATAATTGCTGCAATTTGTACTTTATATATAAAAGCAAAAAAGTAAATTTTTAAATTTTATAAATAATTCATTCCTTTATGTGAAATTTTTATTTAGATATAATAGCTTTTTTAACTCTTCAACATCAATTTTAATTATTCAATATTATTAATAATTACATTTTTATTGAGGTTTGATCAAAGAAAATTGAAAACTTGTTCCGTAATTATATTTACTTGAAACCCATATGTTACCGTTCATTTTTTCAACAAATTCTTTGCACAAAATTAAACCCAATCCTGTAGTTGGTTCATCTTCGGTTCCTTTTCTTCCGACCTTCTCTTCAATTTTGAACAAATTTTTCATTAACTCTTCAGGCATTCCAATTCCGAAATCAGTAACTGAAATAATTATTGATTCTTTAGAATTTTCATCTAAATTAATAAATATAGACGAACCCCGGAACGAAAATTTAATTGCATTTGATATTAAATTCACAATTATTGAATTTAACATTTTCTTATCCGCAAGTATTGTTACATCTCGTTTAATTCCATTAATAATTGTTATGTTTTTTAATGAAGCAGTACTTTTGAACGAGTCAATTGCGCTTGATATAATTTTTTTAATTTGTAAAGGTTCCAAATTAATTTCATATAGATTTCTTTGAATTAAAGACCACTCAAATAAATTTTTCAGTAACGCAAATATATTTGTTGCACTAATATGAATAGTCTTCGATATTTCTTTTAATTTCATCGGCGGCATTGAATCAATGCTATTTGATAAAATTTCTGTTAGTCCAATAAATCCTTGAAAAGGACTTCTTAAATCGTGTGATATTATTGAAAATAAATTGTCTTTTTCATAATTGAGTTTTTGTAATTCTTCATTTTTTCTTTTTATCTCATTCTCAAATTGGATACGCGGTGTAATATCTATAAGATTCAAAAGAAAATTTGTCTCACCGTTAAATTGAATAATATGAGTAGAAATAAGAACTGTAATTTCCTTTTCTTCAACTCCATGAAAAATAGTATGCTTGTATTCTACTTCTTTATATTCTATTCTGTTTTCAATTGTGTTTTTAAGTTTTTGCCTTAATGAACATTCTTGACATTTAAGTCCATAACCGCAGCCATGAGGATTTGTAACCGAATAAATACAATCAATTACATTTCCGATTGTATTAATATTCTGATTATTTTTAGGCCAGCCGGTTACTTCTTTAAATTTTTGATTTGCGTCAATAACTTGATAATCAGTATTAATGATGCACAATAATGCGGGAGACGCATCATATATTGAACGAAACATGTGTTGTTTTTTCTCAAGATCATTTTCATAAAATATTCTTTGAGTCATATCATGAATAGTTAATATAATAACATTTTGTCCGAAATAAACACTTCTATCGATTACAATTTCGACAGGGAAAGTAAAATTATTTTTCTTTTTTGCAATAAGATCGAATGAAATTGAAGTTCCGGTTTTAAATACAGAATTTATAGCTTCCTTGAGATTTGTTTTGTATATAGAATCGGTTTCAAAAATCATATCAAATTTTTGACCAATCAATTCATTTTTTTTACATTCAAACAATCTCAAAGTTATTTTGTTTAGATCAATGATATTCATTTCAGAACTTATTACAATTGTCGAATCCGAAATTGCGTTGAAAAGTCCTTCATAACTTTTAAAGCTGTCGTTAATTTTTTTTTCAAATTTCAAAAACGGTGAAATATCCCTAATAGAGCCTTGAATTAAAGTTTGATCCCCTTTTTTATAGGTCTTAGCATTTATTACAACATCAAGTTCCTGTTTGTTGTTATTATAAATCTTTGTAATAAAATTTTTAACTTCCCCGCTGCCTAAAACTTCTTCAATTTTGCTGTAATAATTCTGTAATTCATCTTGCGGAACATATTCTTCAAATTGAGTATTGAACATTGAACTTCTTTTATAACCTAATATGGATTCAACTTGTTCTGTAATAAATATTATTGATCCTGACTTATTTACTATAAAAACGATATCCTGTGAAGACTCAATTATTTTTGAATAATTATTTTCGCTGTCTTTTAAATCAAGCTCAAGTTTTGCGATCTTTTTTTCCATATGTGATTTATACAAAGCCAAATCTAAAGTAATTCTAAGTTCACGCTCTGTTAGCGGTTTCAACAAATAGCCGGCCGGATTTACTTCGTATGCTCTGTTTATTATTTCTTTATCCGCATAAACTGAAAGAAAAATTATCGGTATATCAAAATTTTTTAATATTTCTTGGGCGGTTTCAATTCCATCCAGCTTTCCTTGAAGTTTTATATCCATTAAAACTAGATCAGGCTTTAAAATATTAACTTTTTCAATTGCGTCTTCGCCCTTATCAGATACACCAACAACATCGTAGCCGAAGCTCTTTAATCGCTCTTCATACTCGAGGGCATTCAAATCTTCATCTTCTACAATAAGAATCTTTTCCATATAACCCCATTAAATAAGATTTTTTAGTATTATTTAATCCTTAAACTAATTTAGAATTCTTTTTTAAATAAAAAAAGTTTATTAATTAAAAATAATAGATTGATTTGTTATAAAAAATAAATACTTTTGAATTTGATAAGAATAGCTTAAAGTTATTTTTCAATAAACCTAGATTATTGCATTTTAATTGTTTGGGAATAGATTATTTTTAATCATTTGTAAATATATATTAGATACTTGGAAGTTATGAAAATATGTAGATGTAAATGAAAACATACTTTAAAAAAAATCACATTTTGAAAATATTCTTTTTATTAAAAATCTTTATTTTTAAACACTTTTAGTCCTAATATAAAAAAAACAAAAAACCAGAAAACCTGCACAAAAAATGAAATAAACATTCCCAAGTTATTTCCGAAAAATTTTTCAAATACCGCTCCGGTATATCCCATTAATGCTGAAACATCAAATTTAAGTATTATAAAAATTCTACCAATATCAATCGGATTTATCATCATTAATACAAGTGCAGTTTTCTCAAGCGGATAATCCTGAAAGGTTTGCAGAATGAATAAAATGAATCCATCATATATAATTGTAAAGAAAAGCCAAACAAAAATTGATACTCCCAATCCTTTTAATCTATCGTCATTTGCCGAAGCAATGAAAAACGCGAATGCAGTAAAAATTATAATTTGAAATATTCCGGTCAAAAAAAGTAAAATCACTATTTCAACATCGCTTGCAAAAAGCGGATAAAATATAATTATTGGAATCCCAATGCCAAATATTAAACAAAAAACTAGCGGTATTACTAATCCTAAGTACAAACCCAAATAGATAGATGTTCGTTTGACCGGTTGAGTTAGAATAAACTTAATGTAATTAAGATTATTATAGATGTAGATTGTTCCAAATATCAAACTGATAAGCGGAAGTACGATTAAAATCAAATTTAAAATGCTCATAATTACTTTTGAAACATTTCCAGTGAATGTTATTATCCAAACGGAAAATGCAAGGAAAAATAAAAAAAATCCAATTATCCATCTGCTTTGGATATTATCTTTTATTTGATATTTAATAATCTTAAGAGTTTTGTTCATTTGTTATTTTTCTGCATTATAGATGCAATTGATTTTTCTAGATTTTTTTCGTTTGTCAAATTGTTAAGTTCATCTTTAGAACCGTTAAACCATAAATTCCCTTCAAGAAGAAAAGCTATATTTTGCGCTAAATCCTCAAGTTCGCTAATTATATGAGAAGTAAATAAAATTGTCTTCCCTTTTTTGTTTTCTTTTAATATTTTATTCTTCAATAAATTACTTGAGACAGGATCCAAACCTGATGTCGGCTCATCCAAAATTAAAATTTGGGGGTCGAACAAAAATGCTATCGCGGCATTTACCTTTTGTACTGTGCCTCCCGAAAGGTTTTTTAATTTTTTATTTTTTTCCTTTTCCAGTGAAAAATCGTGCAACAATTCTTCGTCAAATTCTTTTTGATTTCTAACATCTTTTACCATTTTAATTATGTCTTTTACCAAAAGATTTTCAGGAAAGCTGGCGCTTTGAGGCATATATCCAATAATTTTCCTATAATCACTTTCGCCATTAATTATTTTTCCATTAATCTCAATTGTACCACTGTACTTTTTAATTAATCCAAGAATCGCTTTTATCAATGTTGATTTGCCCGAGCCATTTGGTCCAACGAGATAAGTGATTTTACTCTTTTCTATTTTTAGGTTAATGTTTTTAAGAACATTAGTTTTCCCGTAATATTTATCCAAATTATTTATAATGATCATAATATTTTATTCATAGATGGAGAACTATCAATTAACGTTTCAGGAGTTAGTACCGGGAAAATCTTTTCAGCAACGTCCAATATTTCAGTAAAAAAACTTCGTAAAAGTATTAATGTAGGTCTATTCTTTTCAACAATCAGAGAAAATAATTTTACAGGTCTATACGGAATATCACCAATACCGTTTTTATCAATATCGTAACCTTTGTAATCCGACCAGAAATTATTTTCAAAAAAATTAAAATTTTTTGTACTGTTGGTAGAAACGTCAAATGAATTGCCGATAAAATTATTACGTTTGAAATTATTATCCATTGAATTTGCCATTAATCTAATTGCCCAGCCGTTTTCCATAAAATTATTGTTGTTAATATTAATTCTATTTGAGCCTTCGATATAAATTCCACTGGAATTTTTATAAAATAAATTGCTGTCAATTTCACTGTCCGAAATATCTTTCAGTAGGATACCGTAAGATGCTGGTCCCCAATTATTCATAAATTCATTTTTAAACATTTTCACTTTTTTTGTATACATAACCGCGACTCCGGCTCCGTTCTTTACAAATTTATTGTTGGAATAATTGCAGTTATCCGAAAACATAAAATGCAATCCATAACGCAAATTATTTTCGCTAATATTTTTTTTAATGTTACTGTCTCTTACAAATTCAAAATAGATTCCATCTCTTTGTCCGCTTATAAAATTATTTTCAACTGTAATGTTTTTACAATACCACAAATGAATTCCGTTTCCAGAGTAAGATTCTTTTTCAGTATAGGCTTTTATTTTGTTATCCTTAATAATACTGTCGGAGGTTCGTGCCAAATATATTGCGAAAAAATTATTATCAAAAACATTATTTGAAACAATGCAGCCTTTTACGGAATCAAGTTTAACCGCTGCATTATCATCAATAAAACTAATTCCAGCATTAATGAATGTAATTCCAGAAATCTTAACAGAATCGGCTTTAACAAGAATAATATGGTATTTATTCTGACCGTCAATTACTGCGTTTTCAACACTTGTCAATTCAATCTGCTTATCAATAATAATGTCGTGCTCAAGATATTTTCCTTTATGCAAAATAATTTTATCATGCGGTTTAGAAGCTTTTATTGCGGATGTTAGATTCTTATAAAAGTATTCATTCCCGACGTGTATTTCTTTCGCGATAAAATTGTTTGAGATGATGCTAATTACTAAGTAAGTAATAACCCAAAAATAAATATTATTTATTTTGCCATTTCCGATTAACATATTCAATAATTTCTTTCCAGCTTAATTCTTTTCCTGCATACTTTTCTTTAAATTTTTTCAAATCACTTTGCGATGAAAATGCGGTGATGTTTAATCCCATGGGACTTCTTAAATTTTCACTTTGGAGATAAAATGCCTTTTTATTGTTAATAAGTTCATTGTTATTTAAATAATCCGTAACCAAAGTAAAAAAATTTTCATCATCAATTGAATTTTCAGTAAAAAACACGAGACATTCGATAGAATCAAATTTATAAATTTTTCCTTTCGAAGTGACCAGTTCAGTTCCGTATTTGCGGTCCACAATTTGCATTCTGCATTTATCACAACTATCGTAACCGTAGTTAATCGGTTCAGATTTATTTGAACAGCCTGACAAAATAAATACAATTAAAATCAAAATTATTTTTTTCATTTTGTTTTTTTCTTATTTAGTTTTTGATTAAACAGAACATAAAATCCAATAATTATGGAAAGACCGATAAAATAACTTCCGAAATCAGGAAGTGAAATTGATTTCATGTTAAGAAGTTGTTTCGCTCCTAAAAGAGGCGGCTGATAAGTCATTCCAGGCACTTTAATTGGAGCATGCGGATTTAAATTATGACCGTATTCGTATCCCCAAAGATAAAAATCGTATAAACCAATCATCATAAAAATTATAATTAGAACCAGCCAAACTGAAAGCAAACTTTTCTTTTTTAAAAATGAAACCAGAATACCTAATACAATTAAAGCGATAATTATATAAGGCATAATTGTAAGTTCCGGAATTGATGAAGGGATTATTTCTTTCATCCCTATGTAATGATTAAGTTTATTTATATTACTCAAATCAAATTCATTCACTCCTGTTATTTGATTTATCCAAATTCTTAATCCAATACCTTCGGGATATTGTGGCGCATGTAGATCAATTTTCCAAATGGGAAAGAAAAACGTACCTATTAAAATCAGCGCCGCAATTAAAGTTAATATTTTTTCCTTTTTGTTCATTTTATTTGCCTCTTATGCAATCAATAAGAGGTTGCCTCATATATATTAATAAAGGAGCCTGAATCATTACACTAATTAAAACAAATTAATATTATATATAACAACATGAGACAACCATATTTTATTTAGTTATATTTTAGTTCGGTATTACTGCCGCTTGATGAAACTCTAATATAACCTTGCATTTCTTGGTGCAAAGCGGAACAAAAATCCGTACAATAGAAAGGATAAACACCTTCGGATTTCGGCTCCCAAATTTCGGTTCTTGTTTGTCCGGGCATTATCAGTAATTCTGCGCTATGCATTCCTTTAACCGCGAATCCATGTGGAATATCCCAATCTTGTTCTAAGTTTGTAACGTGAAAAAATACTTTGTCTCCAACTTTTACACCTTCAATGTTATCCGGTTTAAAATGCGTTCTTGTCGCGCTCATATAAATATGAACTTCATTTCCTTTTCTTTCCACTTTGGCATCTTTCTCGGATTTCAATCCGTACGGATGCCCATTTTTACCCAATTCATAAATCTTCCTTTGATTTTTCATTAGAATTTCAGCAGGTATTCCTTGTGCATAATGAGGCTCACCGATAGTTGGGAAATCCAAAAGCAATTTCATTTTATCCCCGGTTATATCTATTAGCTGAGCGGATTGACAAAGTTCCGGTCCAGTTGGCAAATATCTATCTTTAGTAATTTTATTCAAAGCAACAACATATTTACCAAATGGATTTTTACTATCTCCACCTGGAATCATTAAATGTCCGATTGAATAATATGTTGGTATTCTATCTACAACTTCCCATGTACCTAATTTCCATTTTACGATTTCAGAAGAAATAAACGCAGATGTATAAGCGTAACCTTTTCCGTCGAATTCTGTGTGGAGCGGACCTAAACCGGGATCTTGTACTTCTCCGGCAATTATTGATTCATATTTTAATACCGGAATTCCATTAATGTCCGAAATAAAATCTTTATTTTCTATAGCTTTCAGCATTTTGGTAAATGAATGGACAGGTATTACAGTAGCCAACTTTCCGGCAGCAACTATATATTCTCCGGAAGGATCAACATCAACTCCATGAGGCGATTTGGGTGTTGGCAAGTAATAAATCATACCCGGACAATCTTTAGGATCCAAAACTAAAATTTTCTTTTCTATATTAGAAGTGGCACTGTGTGTCTCATCATTATAAGTATTGTGATAATATTCTGAACTATATTCTTTACCTTTTCTAGCCTTAATATATTCCTCTGCTTTTTTCCAATTTATAGCGGCAATAAAATCTTTATCATTTTGTGATGCGTTAATTTCCAATAATGTATTGGCTTGCTCACTGTTATATGATGTGAAAAACGCCCAACCGTGCGAAGGTCCTTTTCCGGAATGAGCCAAATCATAGTTGAATCCTGGTACCAATATTTGAAAGGCAATATTCATTCTTCCGTTTTCAGGATTAACTTTAATAAAAGATATCGTTCCTTTAAAATTTTCTTTGTATGAAGATCTTGGAACATCTTTTTGAGGAATTGGCAAACTAAATCTTGTTGAAGCAACCACATATTCCGTATTCATAGTGGTAAACGGAGATCCGTGATTACCGGCGGAATTTGGAATTTCAATAATTTCTTCCGTTTCGAATGTTTTAAGATTTATTCTTGCAATACGAGGAGTATTGTTCGCGTTAATAAACAACCATTTTCCATCCGGTGTGCCGTCAGTTTGTGATAATTCCGGATGATGCGCGTCATCCCAAGCTATTTCACCATAAGAGGTTTGAAGCATTGGTTTAGTTTCCGGCGTATATCCGTAACCATTTTCAGGATGCTGTGCAAATA is a genomic window containing:
- the ric gene encoding iron-sulfur cluster repair di-iron protein, encoding MNIKIDSNSRIGEIVKNNYKTAEVFKKYNIDFCCGGDQTIFNACIDIELNSDELIAELLNKNNQPGDVDRNYKDWTVDFLAKYILNIHHAYIKKNIPILVELTNKIANRHGSLHPELFFVNVNFLKVAEELQLHMMKEERILFPYIIKLYEAYNNSLEMDKPAFGTIANPIKMMEEEHEEAGNLLGEIRKITNDFTLPDDACNSYAITFKKLDEFENDLHLHIHLENNILFPDSIELERKYFER
- the nosZ gene encoding Sec-dependent nitrous-oxide reductase, whose amino-acid sequence is MIQKIIILLTISVLFLVLVFGCSSNGNNPGTSDAAEKVYVAPGQYDEFYAFMSGGFSGQVTVYGLPSGRLFKIIPVFAQHPENGYGYTPETKPMLQTSYGEIAWDDAHHPELSQTDGTPDGKWLFINANNTPRIARINLKTFETEEIIEIPNSAGNHGSPFTTMNTEYVVASTRFSLPIPQKDVPRSSYKENFKGTISFIKVNPENGRMNIAFQILVPGFNYDLAHSGKGPSHGWAFFTSYNSEQANTLLEINASQNDKDFIAAINWKKAEEYIKARKGKEYSSEYYHNTYNDETHSATSNIEKKILVLDPKDCPGMIYYLPTPKSPHGVDVDPSGEYIVAAGKLATVIPVHSFTKMLKAIENKDFISDINGIPVLKYESIIAGEVQDPGLGPLHTEFDGKGYAYTSAFISSEIVKWKLGTWEVVDRIPTYYSIGHLMIPGGDSKNPFGKYVVALNKITKDRYLPTGPELCQSAQLIDITGDKMKLLLDFPTIGEPHYAQGIPAEILMKNQRKIYELGKNGHPYGLKSEKDAKVERKGNEVHIYMSATRTHFKPDNIEGVKVGDKVFFHVTNLEQDWDIPHGFAVKGMHSAELLIMPGQTRTEIWEPKSEGVYPFYCTDFCSALHQEMQGYIRVSSSGSNTELKYN
- a CDS encoding ATP-binding cassette domain-containing protein, with translation MIIINNLDKYYGKTNVLKNINLKIEKSKITYLVGPNGSGKSTLIKAILGLIKKYSGTIEINGKIINGESDYRKIIGYMPQSASFPENLLVKDIIKMVKDVRNQKEFDEELLHDFSLEKEKNKKLKNLSGGTVQKVNAAIAFLFDPQILILDEPTSGLDPVSSNLLKNKILKENKKGKTILFTSHIISELEDLAQNIAFLLEGNLWFNGSKDELNNLTNEKNLEKSIASIMQKNNK
- a CDS encoding nitrous oxide reductase accessory protein NosL; amino-acid sequence: MKKIILILIVFILSGCSNKSEPINYGYDSCDKCRMQIVDRKYGTELVTSKGKIYKFDSIECLVFFTENSIDDENFFTLVTDYLNNNELINNKKAFYLQSENLRSPMGLNITAFSSQSDLKKFKEKYAGKELSWKEIIEYVNRKWQNK
- a CDS encoding ABC transporter permease subunit; the encoded protein is MNKTLKIIKYQIKDNIQSRWIIGFFLFFLAFSVWIITFTGNVSKVIMSILNLILIVLPLISLIFGTIYIYNNLNYIKFILTQPVKRTSIYLGLYLGLVIPLVFCLIFGIGIPIIIFYPLFASDVEIVILLFLTGIFQIIIFTAFAFFIASANDDRLKGLGVSIFVWLFFTIIYDGFILFILQTFQDYPLEKTALVLMMINPIDIGRIFIILKFDVSALMGYTGAVFEKFFGNNLGMFISFFVQVFWFFVFFILGLKVFKNKDF
- the nosD gene encoding nitrous oxide reductase family maturation protein NosD translates to MLIGNGKINNIYFWVITYLVISIISNNFIAKEIHVGNEYFYKNLTSAIKASKPHDKIILHKGKYLEHDIIIDKQIELTSVENAVIDGQNKYHIILVKADSVKISGITFINAGISFIDDNAAVKLDSVKGCIVSNNVFDNNFFAIYLARTSDSIIKDNKIKAYTEKESYSGNGIHLWYCKNITVENNFISGQRDGIYFEFVRDSNIKKNISENNLRYGLHFMFSDNCNYSNNKFVKNGAGVAVMYTKKVKMFKNEFMNNWGPASYGILLKDISDSEIDSNLFYKNSSGIYIEGSNRININNNNFMENGWAIRLMANSMDNNFKRNNFIGNSFDVSTNSTKNFNFFENNFWSDYKGYDIDKNGIGDIPYRPVKLFSLIVEKNRPTLILLRSFFTEILDVAEKIFPVLTPETLIDSSPSMNKIL
- a CDS encoding PAS domain S-box protein, translated to MEKILIVEDEDLNALEYEERLKSFGYDVVGVSDKGEDAIEKVNILKPDLVLMDIKLQGKLDGIETAQEILKNFDIPIIFLSVYADKEIINRAYEVNPAGYLLKPLTERELRITLDLALYKSHMEKKIAKLELDLKDSENNYSKIIESSQDIVFIVNKSGSIIFITEQVESILGYKRSSMFNTQFEEYVPQDELQNYYSKIEEVLGSGEVKNFITKIYNNNKQELDVVINAKTYKKGDQTLIQGSIRDISPFLKFEKKINDSFKSYEGLFNAISDSTIVISSEMNIIDLNKITLRLFECKKNELIGQKFDMIFETDSIYKTNLKEAINSVFKTGTSISFDLIAKKKNNFTFPVEIVIDRSVYFGQNVIILTIHDMTQRIFYENDLEKKQHMFRSIYDASPALLCIINTDYQVIDANQKFKEVTGWPKNNQNINTIGNVIDCIYSVTNPHGCGYGLKCQECSLRQKLKNTIENRIEYKEVEYKHTIFHGVEEKEITVLISTHIIQFNGETNFLLNLIDITPRIQFENEIKRKNEELQKLNYEKDNLFSIISHDLRSPFQGFIGLTEILSNSIDSMPPMKLKEISKTIHISATNIFALLKNLFEWSLIQRNLYEINLEPLQIKKIISSAIDSFKSTASLKNITIINGIKRDVTILADKKMLNSIIVNLISNAIKFSFRGSSIFINLDENSKESIIISVTDFGIGMPEELMKNLFKIEEKVGRKGTEDEPTTGLGLILCKEFVEKMNGNIWVSSKYNYGTSFQFSLIKPQ
- a CDS encoding DoxX family protein: MNKYTSLNNWMENNIVTAYSLIRIFVGFALFVRGVLLFSDPSIFTKLTGANQWYWWFSYAVVIHTICGFLVGLGYLTRLSAFLQIPILLGAIFIFHLKEGLVRVEQSLELSTLVLVLLIIFFLFGSGSISIDNYLKKKQKNKLN